In Betta splendens chromosome 22, fBetSpl5.4, whole genome shotgun sequence, the following proteins share a genomic window:
- the arhgef10 gene encoding rho guanine nucleotide exchange factor 10 isoform X3: protein MDLEDFPPPPPEMLVDSLDEDEGEAFDFDDSCDDVPEANRLPPAAPPPLPPGSKDQSQGDKVASQPGSMSCLDPPAPFITTDTAPPSANQTDPTRGSSTAGGATAEGEGTDDTDLPPPPPPSPPPTLNDNTEANPERAGFSGQDSSIDAPHFPQAVPRTSSQGRVNPYSVIDISPLHVQQLGQQQHGPSLSSSSSVEHNEQEALDVHAASVGNSSGYSVPVPCGYATPSGVPLITPAYTTPIIIRHLSVDEDVTVVGTGNTSADSVFSEEHPPIREEDVLAKWASDPANTAWMENPDEVIYDDVPRENSDSNTDPDEMIYDDVEFGEEGGCSSSLDNGWSSSEFESYDELSDGEGHPENGLPHAFMRGKLPQRKTHMQKLVKAAKEGTKDGLEKTKAAVKKGRSFIKTKSFCHERKSLCFEDEESELFIEVDCFNVEPVLCPAPDGLSQQQLVRRCILGSILESEKNYLDSLKRILEQYEKPLSQIEPRLLSDRKLKMTFYRVREILQCHFLFHIALASRVAEWDILEMIGDVFVASFSKSMVLDAYSEYVNNFSTAMGVVRKTCAAKPGFLEFLKHRQETSSDRMTLYGLMMKPIQRFPQFILLLQDMLKNTPVGHADRLPLQMALTELETLAEKLNEKKKEADQRCEIRHIAKAMNERYLNKLLSNGSRYLIRSDDMVETVYNERGEIIKTKERRLFLLNDVLMCATPNVRCQDGSGSGSGNAPVDQRFLLKWSVPLSFVEVLEFGSSEDMSDHSRYPAPHSGEKVVINAKPNKLYMGPGQLYQDLQNLIHDLSLVNQISNMISSLKGNYQNVNPTVAQDWVSGLQRLILKKEEEIRAADRCRIQLQLPGKQDKSGKPTYFSAVFNTLSPAIKQSWISNLQMAKLALEEDNLHGWFFAEDDGNHIKKQKHPLLLRQMPVVMSKLQEFKVECAVHNPEPHINTESTADSPAVGHGCVWVASCTNQMGQIAIVAMQSSSPKVTECFNVESRILCMAFVPAEQPQENGEQVPENEPVSPATAGNTPSVCLGMEDGSIIVYKSSQRSKKVRLQHFFTPDKSTVTSLVYKRHCLYVGLVSGSVAVYSRSQDGLWSCEKPKLLKLGVLPVKAMLAVEEHLWASSGGQVFIISTHTHSVERQLEAHQEEGMVVSHMVVAGVGIWIAFSSGSTLRLFHTETLEHLQDINIATPVHSVLPGNQRVSVSSLLVCYGLLLVGTNLGVTVALSVPRLQGIPKVTGRGMVSLHAHNGPVKFLTMAAAVCNRPSAPPSSSSTSVPARDTDDADLQAPSDPGPTPPQGRAVWLGEAGCTAMALQDSLSSSSCGSLAPSQGSLEHGPEDGALYDVLRDPAHHQRGRRASKVDAGSLLVVSGGLGHRRVNRKAKQSRHEDTTSTIMIWQIPLLSM, encoded by the exons ATGGACTTGGAAGactttcctccccctcctcctgaaA TGCTGGTGGATAGTCTTGATGAGGACGAGGGGGAAGCCTTCGACTTTGATGACAGCTGCGATGACGTCCCTGAGGCCAACCGCCTGccccctgcagctccacctcctctaCCCCCCGGCAGCAAGGACCAGAGCCAGGGCGACAAGGTGGCCAGTCAACCCGGATCGATGTCCTGCCTCGACCCCCCAGCGCCTTTCATCACGACCgacacagctcctccatcagcaAACCAAACAGACCCGACACGCGGATCCTCCACAGCAGGTGGAGcaacagcagagggagaggggacTGATGACACAGAtttaccaccaccaccgcctccatctccacccCCAACACTAAATGACAATACAGAGGCAAATCCAGAAAGAGCAG GGTTTTCAGGCCAGGACTCGTCTATCGATGCCCCTCACTTTCCACAGGCCGTCCCGAGGACCTCCTCCCAGGGAAGAGTCAACCCCTATTCTGTGATTGACATCAGCCCGTTGCATGTGCAGCAGCttggacagcagcagcatgggccctccctttcctcttcctcttccgtGGAGCACAATGAACAAGAAGCCTTGGATGTGCACGCTGCCTCTGTTGGCAACTCTTCAGGATACTCTGTCCCAGTGCCTTGTGGCTATGCAACCCCCTCTGGTGTCCCGCTCATCACCCCAGCTTACACCACACCCATCATCATTCGCCACCTCTCTGTGGATGAAGACG TCACTGTGGTCGGGACTGGAAACACCTCTGCTGACAG TGTTTTCAGTGAGGAGCATCCACCAATCAGAGAAGAGGATGTTTTGGCCAAATGGGCATCAGATCCTGCCAACACTGCGTGGATGGAAA ATCCAGATGAGGTGATTTACGATGATGTGCCCAGAGAAAACTCAGACTCCAACACAG ATCCAGATGAGATGATCTATGATGACGTGGAGTTTGGTGAGGAGGGTGGGTGCAGCAGCTCCCTCGACAACGGCTGGAGCTCCAGCGAGTTTGAAAGCTACGACGAGCTGAGCGACGGGGAAGGTCACCCTGAGAACGGCCTTCCCCACGCCTTCATGAGAGGAAAGCTGCCGCAGAGGAAAACCCAT ATGCAAAAACTAGTCAAGGCAGCTAAAGAAGGGACCAAAGACGGGCTTGAGAAAACGAAAGCTGCAGTGAAGAAGGGACGTTCTTTCATCAAAACCAAGTCATTTTGCCATG AGAGGAAGTCTCTCTGTTTTGAGGATGAGGAATCTGAACTCTTCATTGAAGTGGACTGTTTTAATGTTGAGCCAGTGCTGTGTCCAGCACCAGATGgactgtcacagcagcag ctgGTGAGACGGTGCATATTGGGATCCATACTAGAGAGTGAGAAGAACTATCTCGATTCACTAAAGAGAATATTAGAG CAATACGAGAAGCCCCTGTCCCAGATTGAACCGAGGCTGCTCAGTGACCGGAAACTGAAGATGACCTTTTATCGTGTGCGTGAGATCCTGCagtgccacttcctgttccacatTGCCCTGGCAAGTCGTGTCGCCGAGTGGGACATCCTGGAGATGATTGGAGACGTCTTTGTCGCATCA TTCTCAAAGTCCATGGTGCTGGATGCCTACAGTGAGTACGTGAACAACTTCAGTACTGCAATGGGAGTGGTGAGGAAGACGTGTGCCGCAAAACCTGGCTTCCTGGAATTCCTCAAG CATCGTCAAGAGACCAGCAGTGACAGAATGACTTTGTATGGCCTGATGATGAAACCTATTCAGAGATTTCCACAGTTCATCCTTCTACTTCAG gaCATGCTGAAGAACACCCCGGTGGGTCATGCGGACCGTCTGCCCCTACAGATGGCCCTCACCGAACTGGAGACGCTGGCAGAGAAGCTCAACGAAAAGAAGAAGGAGGCCGACCAGCGCTGCGAGATCCGCCACATCGCAAAGGCCATGAATGAGCGCTACCTCAACAAG CTTCTGAGCAATGGCAGCCGTTACCTGATCCGCTCAGACGACATGGTGGAGACCGTCTACAATGAGCGTGGTGAAATAATCAAAACCAAGGAGCGGCGCCTCTTCCTGCTCAATGATGTACTCATGTGCGCCACGCCCAATGTCCG GTGTCAGGATGGCAGCGGGAGCGGCAGCGGCAATGCCCCAGTCGACCAGCGCTTCCTCCTAAAGTGGAGCGTGCCTCTGAGCTTTGTGGAGGTGCTGGAGTTTGGATCCAGTGAGGACATGTCTGACCACAGCCGCTACCCAGCACCTCATTCTGGGGAGAAGGTGGTCATCAACGCCAAGCCAA aCAAGCTGTACATGGGCCCCGGTCAGTTGTACCAGGATCTGCAAAACTTGATCCATGATCTCAGCCTGGTCAACCAGATCTCCAACATGATCAGCAGCCTCAAAGGAAACTATCAG AACGTAAACCCAACCGTGGCCCAGGACTGGGTATCTGGTCTCCAGAGGCTGATactgaagaaagaggaggagatcaGGGCAGCTGACCGGTGTAGGATCCAGCTCCAACTGCCTGGAAAACAAGACAA GTCGGGGAAACCCACTTATTTTAGTGCAGTGTTCAACACTCTGAGCCCAGCTATCAAACAGTCATGGATCAGTAACTTGCAAATGGCCAAGCTGGCACTAG AGGAGGACAACCTGCACGGCTGGTTCTTCGCAGAGGATGATGGGAATCACATCAAAAAACAGAAGCACCCGCTTCTGCTTCGACAGATGCCTGTGGTCATGTCAAAGCTGCAGGAGTTCAAG GTGGAGTGTGCCGTTCACAACCCAGAACCCCACATCAACACAGAGAGCACAGCGGACTCTCCTGCTGTGGGTCATGGTTGTGTCTGG GTTGCGAGTTGCACCAACCAGATGGGTCAGATAGCCATAGTGGCCATGCAGAGCTCCAGCCCGAAGGTGACTGAGTGTTTCAATGTCGAGTCTCGTATCCTCTGCATGGCCTTTGTCCCTGCTGAGCAACCCCAGGAGAACGGTGAGCAGGTCCCCGAAAATGAGCCCGTCTCCCCAGCGACAGCCGGCAATACTCCCAGTGTCTGTCTGGGCATGGAGGACGGCAG CATCATCGTATATAAGAGCAGCCAACGTTCTAAGAAGGTCCGTCTGCAGCATTTCTTCACGCCAGACAAGTCCACAGTCACCAGTCTCGTCTACAAGAGGCACTGTCTTTATGTTGGCCTGGTCAGCGGCTCTGTGGCAGTGTACTCCCGAtcccaag ATGGTTTGTGGAGCTGTGAGAAGCCCAAACTGCTGAAGCTGGGAGTGCTGCCAGTTAAGGCGATGttggctgtggaggagcaccTCTGGGCATCGTCAGGTGGACAGGTCTTCATCATCAGCACCCACACGCATTCTGTGGAG aggcagctggaggcccACCAGGAGGAGGGCATGGTGGTGTCCCACATGGTGGTGGCCGGTGTGGGCATCTGGATCGCCTTCAGCTCCGGCTCCACACTCCGCCTTTTCCACACAGAGACCCTGGAGCACCTGCAGGACATTAACATCGCCACCCCAGTGCACAGCGTACTGCCCG GGAACCAGAGAGTGTCTGTGAGCAGCCTCCTGGTGTGTTAcggcctgctgctggtggggacCAACCTGGGGGTGACCGTGGCCCTCTCTGTGCCCAGGCTGCAGGGGATTCCTAAAGTCACAG GTCGGGGAATGGTGTCTTTGCACGCTCACAACGGCCCGGTCAAGTTCCTCACTATGGCCGCCGCCGTGTGCAACCGGCCCTCcgcccccccgtcctcctcctccacctcagtcCCGGCAAGAGACACGGACGACGCGGACCTCCAGGCTCCCTCGGACCCCGGGCCGACCCCCCCCCAGGGCCGGGCCGTGTGGCTGGGCGAGGCCGGCTGCACCGCCATGGCCCTCCAGGACTCCCTGTCGTCGTCGTCCTGCGGCTCCTTGGCCCCGTCCCAGGGCTCTTTGGAGCACGGGCCCGAGGACGGGGCCCTGTACGACGTGCTCCGCGACCCGGCGCACCACCAGAGAGGCCGGCGAGCCAGCAAGGTGGACGCGGGCTCCCTGCTGGTGGTCTCCGGCGGCTTGGGCCACCGCAGGGTGAACAGGAAGGCCAAGCAGTCGCGACACGAGgacaccacctccaccatcatGATCTGGCAGATCCCGTTACTCAGCATGTGA